A window of Ananas comosus cultivar F153 linkage group 4, ASM154086v1, whole genome shotgun sequence contains these coding sequences:
- the LOC109709354 gene encoding uncharacterized protein LOC109709354 isoform X1 — MAEGAAASVARLRVSDNNRKKPAAKITLKSADMAEEMREEVFCCARAVRPSANIFWLTYIEKCKLIHTVVKLPVMNIYKRRSMDMRWRRTLRSTSRRSSTGTTARHGTALWAGTSVHL, encoded by the coding sequence ATGGCGGAGGGGGCGGCAGCATCGGTGGCGCGATTGAGAGTCTCCGACAACAACCGGAAGAAACCAGCGGCGAAGATCACGTTGAAGAGCGCCGACATGGCGGAGGAGATGCGCGAGGAGGTTTTCTGCTGCGCCCGTGCTGTACGACCCTCTGCTAATATTTTTTGGCTCACATACATCGAGAAATGTAAGCTTATACATACCGTGGTTAAATTGCCTgtgatgaatatatataaaaggcgTTCGATGGACATGCGATGGAGAAGGACGTTGCGGAGTACATCAAGAAGGAGTTCGACCGGAACCACGGCCCGACATGGCACTGCATTGTGGGCGGGAAC